Proteins encoded within one genomic window of Flavobacterium sp. NG2:
- a CDS encoding sodium:solute symporter family protein has translation MQFTAFDAFGKIPFTIQALNNLKYNTMHVIDFIIFIVYMLAMLGVGYYFYKKNKTAEDFYVSGRSMNSWHIGLSVVATDVGGGFSIGLGGLGFTIGISGSWMLFTGLIGAWLSAVFLIPKVSELGHKHKFFTFPQIFNHFYNAKVALLAGIISAIGYIGFTSSQVLAGAKLASATIEGLNIQTALIVMGLIAVIYTAIGGLKAVIYTDTIQWIVLISGLIFIGIPMAYHAVGGYDAIVSSLPAEHLRLTNINGYQILNWSITIIPIWFVGMTLYQRIYACKGEKEAKKAWLIAGVFEWPIMAFMGVILGMLAKVAANQGMFTGITDANSMDSEMGLPVLLATILPVGLMGLMLSSYFSAILSTADSCLMAASGNIVTDIIAKFSKKELSHKKELQLSQIVTLAVGFFAILLASQMQNVLELMLYSYAFMVSGLFIPVLGALFWKKSHPIAAFWSMLLGGATTIILILTKNKLPLGIQLPEKLDANIYGISISLLLFISLSIYHFNKNEKQYGIQNN, from the coding sequence ATGCAGTTTACTGCATTCGACGCCTTTGGAAAAATTCCATTTACAATACAGGCTTTAAATAATCTGAAATACAATACCATGCACGTAATAGATTTTATAATCTTTATCGTTTATATGCTTGCTATGCTTGGAGTGGGCTATTATTTTTACAAAAAAAACAAAACAGCCGAAGATTTTTACGTAAGTGGTCGCAGCATGAACAGTTGGCACATCGGTTTGTCAGTTGTGGCTACTGATGTAGGTGGTGGATTTTCCATCGGACTTGGAGGTTTGGGTTTCACAATAGGAATTTCAGGATCTTGGATGCTTTTCACAGGACTAATTGGTGCTTGGTTGAGTGCCGTTTTCTTAATTCCGAAAGTGAGCGAATTGGGACACAAACACAAATTCTTTACTTTTCCGCAAATCTTCAATCACTTTTACAACGCCAAAGTAGCCTTATTAGCAGGAATTATTTCAGCCATTGGATACATTGGTTTTACGAGTTCACAGGTTTTGGCTGGAGCCAAATTAGCCTCAGCAACCATCGAAGGATTAAATATCCAAACCGCATTGATTGTCATGGGGTTAATTGCGGTTATCTACACCGCTATTGGAGGTTTAAAAGCCGTAATCTACACGGATACAATTCAGTGGATTGTCTTAATAAGTGGATTAATTTTTATTGGAATTCCAATGGCTTATCATGCTGTTGGGGGTTATGATGCTATTGTCAGTTCATTACCTGCTGAACACCTAAGGTTGACCAATATCAATGGGTATCAAATTTTGAATTGGTCCATTACTATTATTCCAATTTGGTTTGTGGGAATGACGCTGTACCAACGAATTTATGCTTGCAAAGGAGAAAAAGAAGCCAAAAAAGCTTGGTTAATAGCAGGTGTTTTTGAATGGCCAATCATGGCTTTCATGGGCGTTATTTTAGGGATGCTTGCTAAAGTGGCTGCTAATCAAGGAATGTTTACTGGAATTACCGACGCAAACAGTATGGACAGCGAAATGGGACTACCTGTCTTATTAGCAACAATTTTGCCCGTAGGATTAATGGGACTGATGCTTTCCTCCTATTTTTCAGCCATTCTTTCTACCGCTGACAGTTGCCTGATGGCCGCCTCAGGAAATATTGTCACTGATATTATTGCCAAATTCTCCAAAAAAGAACTCAGTCATAAAAAAGAATTGCAATTGTCGCAAATCGTCACCTTAGCCGTTGGTTTCTTTGCTATTTTATTGGCTTCCCAAATGCAAAATGTACTTGAACTGATGCTCTACTCCTATGCCTTTATGGTATCAGGACTTTTCATTCCCGTACTAGGTGCTTTGTTTTGGAAAAAAAGCCACCCAATAGCAGCCTTTTGGAGCATGTTATTAGGAGGTGCAACGACTATCATTCTTATCTTAACTAAAAATAAGCTACCTTTAGGGATACAATTACCCGAAAAATTAGACGCTAATATTTACGGAATCAGTATTTCTCTTCTATTATTCATTAGCCTATCTATTTATCATTTTAATAAAAACGAAAAACAATATGGAATTCAAAATAATTAA
- a CDS encoding transposase produces the protein MAKIVRLSEFQYKFSIFTINENFDSFYAQFLKTDLGKIYLSMPFSELSQAFKLKDSNKGTHCYFSPKGKIALMMLKNYYGCSDKKLIELLNGNIFMQFFCDILIPIDKPLTNFKIVSQIRMELSKGLNIRKSQEILAKNWIPFMSDLDKIFTDATCYESEVRFPTNQKLLWECVQWNYKQMEALCGMLKIKLPRTKYLDWCRRYNEYSKKRKKQSKHRTKVTRGLLKLLYKLNAELNKIENQNSFEATKKYKNQRSLIAKVYQQQSQIFKTGKSVPDRIISISKSYIRPIVRGKEVKQVEFGAKVNKIQIDGINFIEHIQYRAFNEGTRLQSTVFCAQNLTKTKVKMLGADAIYATNKNRTFTTSNNIQTDFVRKGKAGKNEEQRKILAKEIKKERSTRLEGSFGKEKEHYNLKKIKAKTQKSEMLWIFFGIHTGNALEIGRRILKQQQILAA, from the coding sequence ATGGCAAAAATAGTACGTTTAAGCGAATTTCAATACAAATTTTCAATTTTTACTATCAATGAAAATTTTGATAGTTTTTACGCCCAATTTTTAAAAACGGATTTGGGTAAAATATACCTTTCAATGCCTTTTTCTGAGCTTAGTCAAGCCTTCAAATTGAAAGATTCTAACAAAGGGACTCATTGTTATTTTAGTCCCAAGGGTAAGATTGCCCTGATGATGTTAAAAAATTACTACGGTTGCTCGGATAAAAAACTTATTGAGCTTTTGAACGGTAATATTTTCATGCAGTTTTTTTGCGACATTCTAATTCCTATAGACAAGCCCCTGACTAATTTTAAAATCGTGAGCCAAATCAGAATGGAACTCTCCAAAGGTTTAAATATTCGAAAGAGTCAAGAAATATTAGCTAAAAACTGGATTCCATTTATGAGTGATTTGGATAAAATTTTTACCGATGCCACTTGTTACGAAAGCGAGGTACGCTTTCCAACTAATCAAAAACTACTATGGGAATGCGTACAATGGAATTACAAACAAATGGAAGCCTTATGTGGTATGTTAAAAATCAAGTTACCAAGAACCAAGTATTTGGATTGGTGTAGACGCTATAATGAATATTCTAAAAAAAGAAAAAAGCAATCAAAACACCGTACAAAAGTAACCAGAGGACTGTTGAAATTATTGTACAAACTTAACGCTGAACTCAATAAAATTGAGAATCAAAATTCTTTTGAAGCTACTAAAAAATACAAAAACCAACGTTCTCTAATCGCTAAGGTGTATCAACAACAGTCTCAAATTTTTAAAACAGGCAAAAGTGTTCCAGATAGAATAATAAGTATTAGTAAAAGCTATATTAGACCTATTGTAAGAGGTAAGGAAGTAAAACAAGTTGAATTTGGAGCCAAAGTCAACAAAATCCAAATTGATGGAATTAATTTTATAGAACATATTCAGTACAGAGCTTTCAATGAAGGTACACGTCTTCAAAGCACGGTTTTTTGCGCTCAAAACTTAACCAAAACTAAAGTAAAAATGCTTGGTGCTGATGCAATTTATGCCACCAATAAAAATCGAACATTCACCACTTCAAACAACATCCAAACCGATTTTGTGCGAAAAGGAAAAGCTGGCAAAAATGAAGAACAGCGTAAAATCTTAGCTAAAGAAATCAAAAAAGAACGCTCCACTCGATTAGAAGGAAGTTTTGGAAAAGAGAAAGAACATTACAATCTAAAAAAGATAAAAGCCAAAACCCAAAAAAGTGAAATGCTTTGGATCTTCTTCGGAATACATACAGGAAATGCCCTGGAAATAGGAAGAAGAATTCTCAAGCAGCAACAAATTTTAGCAGCCTAA
- a CDS encoding GNAT family N-acetyltransferase, whose product MEFKIINTTSGEDKIYTNQAIAQFLFTHLEQYGDAVEDISKCIDYVMNPHRGGNIVVGIDENKIVGVVILNSTGMKGFIPENILVYIAVDNSQRGKGYGKQLMEKAISIADGNIALHVEPDNPARKLYEKLGFTNKYLEMRLIK is encoded by the coding sequence ATGGAATTCAAAATAATTAATACCACTTCAGGAGAAGATAAAATTTATACCAATCAAGCTATTGCACAATTTCTTTTCACTCATTTAGAACAATATGGAGACGCTGTCGAAGATATTTCAAAATGCATTGACTACGTGATGAATCCACACAGAGGAGGAAATATTGTAGTGGGAATTGATGAAAATAAAATTGTTGGTGTGGTCATTCTTAATAGTACTGGAATGAAAGGCTTTATCCCTGAAAACATCTTAGTCTATATTGCCGTTGATAACAGCCAACGCGGCAAAGGTTACGGAAAACAATTGATGGAAAAAGCGATTAGCATTGCCGATGGAAATATTGCTTTACACGTAGAGCCTGACAATCCGGCTAGAAAGCTGTATGAAAAATTGGGTTTTACTAACAAATACCTAGAAATGCGTCTTATTAAATAA
- a CDS encoding YifB family Mg chelatase-like AAA ATPase, protein MLVKVFGSAVFGVEATTITVEVNIDKGIGYHLVGLPDNAIKESSYRIAAALKNNEYHFPGKKIIVNMAPADLRKEGSAYDLTLTIGILAASNQIKMDEIDKYIIMGELSLDGSLQPIKGALPIAIKAKEEGFKGFFLPKQNVKEAAIVAGLDVYGVENVLEVIDFFNGKGSLEPTRIDTRAEFYKDLDFPEFDFSDVKGQESIKRCMEIAAAGGHNIILIGPPGAGKTMLAKRLPSILPPMTLREALETTKIHSVAGKLKEVGLMNQRPFRSPHHTISNVALVGGGSYPQPGEISMAHNGVLFLDELPEFKRDVLEVMRQPLEDREVTISRAKFTVTYPSSFMLVASMNPSPSGFFNDPDAPQTSSPHEMQRYLSKISGPLLDRIDIHIEVTPVPFEKLSDDRKAEASVDIRKRVTAAREFQSFRFQEMEHIHYNAQMNTKHIREFCALDEESKQLLKTAMERLNLSARAYDRILKVSRTIADLEASPNVGPSHIAEAIQYRSLDRDGWLG, encoded by the coding sequence ATGTTAGTTAAAGTTTTTGGAAGTGCCGTTTTTGGTGTCGAAGCGACTACCATCACTGTCGAAGTGAATATTGATAAAGGAATAGGCTATCATTTAGTTGGATTGCCTGATAACGCCATTAAAGAAAGTAGTTATCGAATTGCCGCAGCACTTAAAAATAACGAATACCATTTTCCTGGAAAGAAAATCATTGTCAATATGGCTCCTGCCGACTTACGTAAGGAAGGTTCAGCCTATGATTTGACCTTGACGATTGGGATTTTGGCAGCTTCAAACCAAATAAAAATGGATGAAATAGACAAATACATTATCATGGGCGAATTGTCTCTGGATGGTAGTTTACAACCTATAAAAGGTGCTCTGCCTATCGCTATCAAAGCTAAAGAAGAAGGTTTTAAAGGTTTTTTTCTGCCGAAACAAAACGTAAAAGAAGCGGCAATTGTGGCGGGACTAGATGTGTATGGCGTTGAGAATGTATTGGAAGTGATTGATTTTTTTAATGGTAAAGGAAGTTTAGAGCCTACACGCATTGACACTCGAGCCGAATTCTATAAAGATTTGGATTTTCCTGAATTTGATTTTTCTGATGTGAAAGGGCAGGAGTCCATCAAGCGTTGTATGGAAATTGCAGCGGCTGGTGGTCATAATATTATTTTGATTGGTCCACCCGGAGCAGGAAAAACCATGTTGGCCAAACGTTTGCCGAGTATTTTACCGCCCATGACCTTGAGAGAAGCCTTAGAAACAACTAAAATACATAGTGTGGCGGGTAAGTTGAAAGAAGTTGGGTTAATGAACCAACGACCATTTAGGAGTCCGCATCATACTATTTCAAATGTAGCGCTTGTTGGCGGTGGAAGTTATCCGCAACCGGGGGAGATTTCGATGGCACACAATGGGGTATTGTTTCTAGATGAGTTGCCCGAATTTAAACGGGATGTACTCGAAGTGATGCGCCAACCGTTAGAAGACCGTGAAGTGACGATTTCGAGAGCCAAATTTACCGTGACTTATCCTTCTTCGTTTATGTTGGTGGCGAGTATGAACCCAAGTCCGAGTGGTTTTTTTAATGACCCTGATGCGCCACAAACTTCTTCGCCACATGAAATGCAACGTTATTTGAGTAAAATATCAGGACCTTTATTGGACCGAATCGACATTCATATTGAAGTGACTCCAGTCCCTTTTGAAAAATTATCCGATGATCGTAAGGCCGAAGCTAGTGTGGATATTCGTAAAAGGGTTACTGCAGCTCGAGAGTTTCAATCCTTTCGTTTTCAGGAGATGGAGCACATTCATTATAATGCGCAAATGAACACCAAACACATCCGAGAGTTTTGTGCCCTTGATGAGGAGTCCAAACAATTATTAAAAACCGCGATGGAACGACTCAATCTTTCGGCACGTGCTTACGACCGAATTTTGAAAGTTTCAAGAACGATAGCCGACTTGGAAGCTTCGCCGAATGTTGGCCCTTCACATATTGCCGAGGCGATTCAGTATCGTAGTTTGGATCGTGATGGGTGGTTGGGGTAG